A window of Dissulfurirhabdus thermomarina contains these coding sequences:
- the recC gene encoding exodeoxyribonuclease V subunit gamma, whose protein sequence is MSPVRLFSGNRPEVLLDVLAEVFRNDPDPDPLRPETVVVPSRAVARWAAAGLAQRLGVWANARYPFPGALVADLAGGLSPGGGPPLLGREALVWRLVEVLPEAAGREGFGEVARYLEGDDDGRRCLALARRLAAAFERYALYRPELVLGWSRGRGRGWQARLWRLALGEPPADHWAARYLALVEALDGGAPGPWPRRVTFFGFTLLPRPVLDLVPRLGRVSEVLLFVPNPSRQFWTDLVSERERLRRVRRSGAAGPELHYEEGHPLLASWGRAARPFFDALVELPAAETECFAAPDGAGMLARLQGDILDLRERRGADRVRVPRADRSIQVHACHGPMREMEALYENLLAVFEAHPEIQPWDVLVMAPDITAYAPYIDAVFGARRRGGEIPYAVSGGGGPGRGGVAGALLRLLELGGGRLGAPDVLDFMAVPAVARRFGIDEGDLAAARRWVEAARVRWGRDAAHRERVIGAAAGDDFTWAAGLRRLALGFAMAGDGTTLYDGILPYADAEGEEARALGRCAACLHRLFRAAEALPAPRPPARWADLLEGFLADLFEPGEDEAAEVLRLRRRLLELREAETVWGARRPVSAAVVRAWLAARLGEGGHGEAVSAGGVTFGSIPALRGVPARVVALVGMDDGVFPRAARPPGFDLLAADPRPGDPDPRAEDRLAFLEALLAARDVFYVSYVGWEPREKTLRPPSALVGELLDALDRAFAGEDGGPVRDQVLVHERLHPFHPDYFSGEGPLFSFSREACEAMEAGAAPPAPPPPFLPRPLPDEEGAGAPVEVRDLDRFFRGPAEFFLRERLGLALATPEEAPADREPFTLSGLDRFRLVEDLVAWILRGEAPLDYLPVAREKGLLPPGAAGEQAFRRAMGAAWHLAGRVREAAGGAGPETLEVDLETPAGRIRGAVDGVWPSGPLRYRGGRVRARDKVGLWIAHLLVQARRPGARVRSRFLGREGGDFGLGPVADPLVPLAGLVSLFREGWRRPVPFFPESSLAFAEAAARSGDRERALAQARRCWEGSPRRPGEGADPWNRLCHRGFPDDEDFAAVAAAVFGPMMEAVER, encoded by the coding sequence ATGTCCCCCGTCCGCCTCTTTTCCGGAAACCGCCCCGAGGTCCTGCTCGACGTCCTGGCGGAGGTGTTCCGGAACGACCCGGATCCCGACCCCCTGCGGCCCGAGACCGTGGTGGTCCCCTCGCGGGCCGTGGCCCGGTGGGCGGCGGCGGGCCTGGCGCAGCGGCTCGGCGTCTGGGCCAACGCCCGGTACCCCTTCCCGGGGGCCCTCGTGGCGGACCTGGCCGGGGGGCTGTCCCCGGGCGGCGGGCCGCCGCTCCTCGGCCGCGAGGCCCTTGTCTGGCGCCTCGTGGAGGTCTTGCCCGAGGCGGCCGGCCGGGAGGGGTTCGGGGAGGTCGCCCGCTACCTCGAGGGCGACGACGACGGCCGCCGGTGCCTCGCCCTGGCGCGGCGGCTGGCGGCCGCCTTCGAGCGTTACGCCCTCTACCGGCCGGAGCTAGTGCTCGGCTGGAGCCGGGGGCGGGGGCGGGGCTGGCAGGCCCGGCTCTGGCGGCTCGCCCTGGGGGAGCCGCCGGCGGACCACTGGGCCGCCCGGTACCTGGCCCTGGTGGAGGCCCTCGACGGCGGCGCACCGGGCCCCTGGCCCCGGCGGGTCACCTTCTTCGGCTTCACCCTCCTGCCGCGTCCGGTGCTCGACCTCGTCCCCCGGCTCGGCCGGGTGAGCGAGGTCCTCCTCTTCGTCCCCAATCCCTCCCGGCAGTTCTGGACCGACCTGGTCTCCGAGCGGGAGCGGTTGCGCCGGGTGCGCCGCTCCGGCGCCGCCGGGCCGGAGCTCCACTACGAGGAGGGGCACCCGCTTTTGGCCTCCTGGGGGCGGGCGGCCCGCCCCTTCTTCGACGCCCTGGTCGAGCTGCCGGCGGCGGAGACGGAGTGTTTCGCGGCGCCGGACGGCGCCGGGATGCTCGCCCGCCTCCAGGGGGACATCCTCGACCTGCGGGAGCGGCGGGGGGCCGACCGGGTCCGGGTGCCGCGGGCCGACCGGTCCATCCAGGTCCACGCCTGCCACGGCCCCATGCGCGAGATGGAGGCCCTCTACGAGAACCTCTTGGCCGTCTTCGAGGCGCACCCGGAGATCCAGCCCTGGGACGTCCTGGTCATGGCACCGGACATCACAGCCTACGCGCCCTACATCGACGCCGTCTTCGGGGCCCGGCGTCGGGGCGGGGAGATCCCCTATGCCGTTTCGGGCGGCGGCGGGCCGGGCCGGGGCGGCGTCGCCGGGGCCCTCCTCCGCCTGCTCGAGCTGGGGGGTGGGCGGCTCGGGGCCCCCGACGTCCTCGACTTCATGGCGGTGCCGGCGGTGGCCCGCCGCTTCGGCATCGACGAGGGCGACCTCGCCGCCGCCCGGCGCTGGGTCGAGGCCGCCCGGGTCCGCTGGGGCCGGGACGCGGCCCACCGGGAACGGGTGATCGGTGCCGCCGCCGGGGACGACTTCACCTGGGCCGCCGGCCTCCGGCGCCTGGCCCTGGGATTTGCCATGGCGGGCGACGGGACCACGCTCTACGACGGGATCCTGCCCTACGCGGACGCCGAGGGCGAGGAGGCCCGGGCACTCGGGCGTTGCGCCGCCTGCCTCCACCGCCTCTTCCGCGCGGCCGAGGCCCTCCCGGCGCCCCGGCCGCCGGCCCGGTGGGCCGACCTCCTCGAGGGCTTCCTGGCGGACCTCTTCGAGCCCGGCGAGGACGAGGCCGCGGAGGTCCTCCGGCTGCGCCGCCGCCTCCTGGAGCTCCGGGAGGCCGAAACGGTCTGGGGGGCCCGGCGCCCCGTCTCCGCGGCGGTGGTGCGCGCCTGGCTCGCGGCCCGGCTGGGGGAGGGCGGCCACGGGGAGGCGGTCTCGGCCGGGGGCGTCACCTTCGGGTCCATCCCGGCGCTCCGGGGGGTCCCCGCCCGAGTGGTGGCCCTGGTGGGCATGGACGACGGGGTCTTCCCCCGGGCGGCCCGCCCTCCCGGCTTCGATCTCCTCGCCGCCGATCCCCGGCCGGGGGACCCGGACCCCCGGGCGGAGGACCGGCTCGCCTTCCTGGAGGCCCTCCTAGCCGCCCGCGACGTCTTCTACGTGAGCTACGTGGGCTGGGAGCCGCGGGAGAAGACCCTCCGGCCGCCCTCCGCCCTCGTGGGGGAACTCCTCGATGCCCTGGACCGGGCCTTCGCCGGCGAGGACGGCGGCCCGGTCCGGGACCAGGTCCTGGTCCACGAACGGCTCCACCCGTTCCACCCGGACTACTTCTCGGGGGAGGGGCCGCTCTTCTCCTTCTCCCGGGAGGCCTGCGAGGCCATGGAGGCCGGCGCCGCCCCGCCGGCGCCGCCCCCGCCCTTCCTCCCCCGGCCCCTGCCCGACGAAGAAGGGGCCGGGGCGCCGGTGGAGGTCCGGGACCTCGACCGCTTCTTCCGGGGCCCGGCCGAGTTCTTCCTCCGGGAGCGCCTGGGGCTCGCCCTGGCGACCCCCGAGGAGGCGCCGGCCGACCGGGAGCCGTTCACCCTCTCGGGCCTCGACCGGTTCCGCCTGGTGGAAGACCTCGTCGCCTGGATCCTCCGGGGGGAGGCGCCCCTGGACTACCTGCCCGTGGCCCGGGAGAAGGGGCTCCTTCCCCCCGGCGCCGCCGGCGAGCAGGCCTTCCGGCGGGCCATGGGGGCGGCCTGGCACCTGGCCGGGCGGGTCCGGGAGGCCGCCGGCGGCGCCGGGCCCGAGACCCTCGAGGTGGACCTCGAGACCCCGGCGGGCCGCATCCGGGGCGCCGTGGACGGCGTCTGGCCCTCCGGCCCCCTCCGCTACCGGGGCGGGCGGGTGCGGGCCCGGGACAAGGTGGGGCTCTGGATCGCGCATCTCCTGGTCCAGGCCCGGCGGCCCGGGGCGCGGGTGCGGAGCCGCTTCCTGGGCCGGGAAGGGGGCGACTTCGGGCTCGGCCCCGTGGCGGACCCCCTCGTCCCGCTGGCCGGCCTCGTCTCGCTCTTCCGGGAGGGGTGGCGCCGGCCGGTCCCCTTCTTCCCCGAAAGCTCCCTGGCCTTCGCGGAGGCGGCGGCCCGCTCCGGCGACCGGGAACGGGCCCTGGCGCAGGCCCGCCGGTGCTGGGAGGGGAGCCCCCGGCGGCCGGGCGAGGGGGCAGATCCGTGGAATCGGCTCTGCCATCGAGGCTTTCCGGACGACGAGGACTTCGCCGCCGTAGCCGCGGCGGTCTTCGGGCCCATGATGGAGGCGGTGGAACGATGA
- the recB gene encoding exodeoxyribonuclease V subunit beta, producing the protein MRRPEFDPFAPLEPGLHLVEASAGTGKTYTLVALFLRLLLETGLPVGEILLVTFTEAATAELRGRLRARLAEARRAFETGEAGEDRILAGLLERSPDRAAALDRLRAAWADLDMAAVTTIHGFCHWALQEFAFECGMDFEAEVTSEEAPLLDEVVEDFWRRHVQPEPAILHQYLAGRGGGLDPAPLRRLALRAAGGAPVRVAVPPDPPEAEMAAAEARLRAAFEAAAAEWRRDGEGACRLLQAAEGLNRNRYRPASVPGWAAQVGAYFAAGAPLVRADTLERFRASTLAGAVKKGGRPPAHPFFDRCEELCRAREAAGACCELRFRGLLGRLVEWVRAEAPRRRAARSLLSFDDLLSRVEGALRGPGGGLLGRRLRERFRAVLVDEFQDTDPLQYAIFRKAFGGGGTRLVLVGDPKQAIYRFRGADIFAYRQAAADAGDRTATLRTNWRAAGGLVQAVNALFARREAPFLFDWINFRPARPRPSPPPGLEAAGDGGAALHLWIAGADCDGAALLEAMAAAVVRLLEAGRAGRARIGERPVGPGDVAVLVATNAQAARMHAFLRRRGVPAVLASRESVFASREAEELYRVLAAAAAPARPDRLKGALATDLLGLTGAELADLPEEGLAEWMDRLARCHDVWRGRGVMAGARALAAEAGVVPRLLRLEDGPRRVTNLFHCLELLHRAESEEDLGPEGLLQWLGARILDPPGGEEAVLRPETEDRALRILTIHRAKGLEFPVVFLPYLPPGPRREEARFPLCHGPGGERVLELRPEHEEAAQAAWEREELAEELRRFYVAVTRAGARCHVAWRPGSRSALDYLLDVPGGEGGEAAARGALEELARASGGAVAWGPLPAPGGECFRPPVCVPAEPSCRSFSRRFPPRRVLSFTSLVAARPAPEGPAWDEPGDGAPEASSPAPGDHVRGFPRGTRAGICLHAVMERADYAAGGAGAAGAVRRTLEEWGFDPGWTPAVCRMLDDVLAAPLDPAVPGLRLRGLAPADRVHEMEFLLPAGLLSPGGLARALSGPGGPGVPADLAGTVAGLGFARAGGWLRGTADLVFRWGGRYHLLDWKSNDLGPTGAHYAPAALAAAMEEGGYHLQYLLYTAALHRHLAARLPGYDYERAFGGVFYVFLRGVERDGEAGIFRARPDRGLVERLAGYIERGGEAG; encoded by the coding sequence ATGAGGAGACCCGAGTTCGATCCCTTTGCGCCCCTCGAGCCCGGCCTCCACCTGGTGGAGGCCTCGGCCGGCACCGGCAAGACCTACACCCTGGTGGCCCTGTTCCTGCGCCTCCTCCTGGAGACGGGCCTCCCGGTGGGGGAGATCCTCCTGGTCACCTTCACCGAGGCCGCCACGGCGGAGCTCCGCGGCCGGCTCCGCGCCCGTCTGGCCGAGGCCCGGCGGGCCTTCGAGACGGGCGAGGCCGGCGAGGATCGCATCCTGGCCGGCCTCCTCGAGCGGTCGCCGGACCGGGCGGCCGCCCTGGACCGGCTCCGGGCGGCCTGGGCCGACCTCGACATGGCGGCGGTGACCACCATCCACGGCTTCTGCCACTGGGCCCTCCAGGAATTCGCCTTCGAGTGCGGCATGGACTTCGAGGCGGAGGTGACATCGGAGGAGGCGCCGCTGCTCGACGAGGTGGTGGAGGACTTCTGGCGCCGCCACGTGCAGCCGGAGCCGGCCATCCTGCACCAGTACCTGGCGGGGCGGGGCGGGGGGCTGGACCCGGCGCCGCTGCGGCGGCTGGCGCTTCGGGCCGCGGGGGGCGCGCCGGTCCGGGTGGCGGTCCCGCCGGATCCCCCCGAGGCCGAGATGGCCGCGGCGGAGGCCCGGCTCCGGGCGGCCTTCGAGGCCGCCGCGGCCGAGTGGCGGCGCGACGGGGAGGGGGCCTGCCGGCTCCTCCAGGCCGCGGAGGGGCTCAACCGGAACCGGTATCGGCCCGCGTCCGTCCCCGGTTGGGCGGCGCAGGTGGGGGCCTACTTCGCGGCCGGGGCGCCCCTGGTCCGGGCGGACACGCTGGAGCGGTTCCGGGCCTCCACCTTGGCGGGGGCCGTCAAGAAGGGCGGCCGCCCCCCCGCCCATCCCTTCTTCGACCGGTGCGAGGAGCTCTGCCGGGCACGGGAGGCCGCCGGGGCCTGCTGCGAGCTCCGGTTCCGGGGCCTCCTCGGGCGGCTGGTGGAGTGGGTCCGGGCCGAGGCGCCCCGCCGGCGGGCGGCCCGGAGCCTGCTCTCCTTCGACGACCTCCTCTCCCGGGTGGAGGGGGCCCTCCGGGGCCCGGGCGGCGGCCTCCTCGGGCGGCGCCTGCGGGAACGGTTCCGCGCGGTGCTCGTGGACGAGTTCCAGGACACCGATCCCCTCCAGTACGCCATCTTCCGCAAGGCCTTCGGCGGCGGCGGGACCCGGCTCGTCCTGGTGGGGGACCCCAAGCAGGCCATCTACCGCTTCCGGGGGGCGGACATCTTCGCCTACCGGCAGGCGGCGGCGGACGCCGGCGACCGGACGGCCACCCTCCGGACCAACTGGCGGGCCGCCGGGGGGCTCGTCCAGGCGGTGAACGCCCTCTTCGCCCGGCGCGAGGCGCCCTTCCTGTTCGACTGGATCAACTTTCGCCCCGCCCGCCCCCGTCCCTCGCCTCCGCCGGGGCTGGAGGCCGCGGGGGACGGCGGGGCCGCCCTCCACCTCTGGATCGCCGGGGCGGACTGCGACGGCGCGGCCCTCCTCGAGGCGATGGCGGCGGCGGTGGTGCGGCTGCTCGAGGCGGGCCGCGCCGGGCGCGCCCGGATCGGGGAGCGCCCCGTGGGGCCGGGTGACGTGGCTGTCCTGGTGGCCACCAACGCCCAGGCGGCGCGGATGCACGCGTTTCTTCGCCGGCGCGGGGTCCCGGCGGTCCTCGCCAGCCGCGAGAGCGTCTTCGCCTCGCGGGAGGCCGAGGAACTCTACCGGGTGCTGGCCGCCGCCGCGGCCCCGGCGCGGCCGGACCGGCTCAAGGGGGCCCTGGCCACGGATCTCTTGGGGCTCACGGGGGCGGAACTGGCGGATCTGCCGGAGGAGGGGCTGGCCGAGTGGATGGACAGGCTGGCCCGCTGCCACGACGTCTGGCGCGGCCGGGGGGTCATGGCCGGCGCCCGGGCCCTGGCGGCGGAGGCGGGGGTCGTGCCGCGGCTGCTCCGCCTCGAGGACGGGCCCCGGCGGGTGACCAACCTCTTCCACTGCCTGGAGCTGCTCCACCGGGCCGAGTCGGAGGAGGATCTCGGCCCGGAGGGGCTCCTCCAGTGGCTCGGGGCCCGGATCCTGGACCCGCCCGGCGGCGAGGAGGCCGTCCTGCGCCCCGAGACGGAGGACCGGGCCCTCCGGATCCTCACCATCCACAGGGCCAAGGGGCTCGAGTTCCCGGTGGTCTTCTTGCCCTACCTGCCGCCGGGACCCCGGCGGGAGGAGGCGCGGTTCCCCCTCTGCCACGGGCCCGGGGGGGAGCGGGTCCTGGAGCTGAGGCCGGAGCACGAGGAGGCGGCGCAGGCGGCGTGGGAGCGGGAGGAGCTGGCCGAGGAGCTGCGCCGTTTCTACGTGGCGGTCACGCGTGCCGGGGCCCGGTGCCACGTGGCCTGGCGCCCGGGGTCGCGGTCCGCCCTGGACTACCTCCTGGATGTCCCGGGCGGGGAGGGCGGTGAGGCGGCCGCCCGAGGGGCCCTCGAGGAGCTCGCCCGCGCCTCGGGGGGGGCCGTGGCCTGGGGGCCGCTTCCGGCCCCCGGCGGTGAATGCTTCCGGCCGCCCGTCTGCGTCCCCGCCGAGCCGTCCTGCCGGAGCTTTTCGCGGCGCTTTCCCCCGCGGCGGGTCCTGAGCTTCACGTCGCTCGTGGCCGCCCGGCCCGCACCGGAAGGCCCGGCCTGGGACGAGCCCGGGGACGGCGCCCCCGAGGCGTCGTCCCCGGCCCCCGGGGACCACGTCCGCGGTTTCCCCCGGGGGACCCGGGCCGGGATCTGCCTGCACGCCGTGATGGAGCGCGCGGACTACGCCGCGGGCGGGGCCGGGGCGGCGGGGGCGGTCCGGCGCACCCTCGAGGAGTGGGGTTTCGACCCGGGCTGGACGCCGGCGGTCTGCCGGATGTTGGACGACGTGCTGGCCGCGCCCCTCGACCCCGCGGTCCCCGGCCTCCGGCTCCGGGGGCTGGCCCCGGCGGACCGGGTGCACGAGATGGAGTTCCTCCTGCCGGCGGGCCTGCTCTCCCCCGGGGGGCTCGCCCGGGCGCTTTCGGGCCCCGGCGGCCCGGGGGTGCCGGCGGATCTCGCCGGCACGGTGGCGGGGCTCGGTTTCGCCCGGGCCGGGGGCTGGCTCCGGGGGACCGCGGACCTGGTCTTCCGCTGGGGCGGGCGGTATCACCTCCTCGACTGGAAGTCCAACGACCTCGGCCCCACCGGGGCCCACTACGCCCCGGCGGCGCTGGCCGCCGCCATGGAGGAGGGCGGCTACCACCTCCAGTACCTCCTCTACACCGCGGCCCTCCACCGGCACCTGGCCGCCCGGTTGCCCGGCTACGACTACGAGCGTGCATTCGGCGGAGTCTTCTACGTCTTCCTGCGGGGCGTGGAGCGGGACGGCGAGGCGGGGATCTTCCGGGCCCGGCCGGACCGGGGCCTCGTGGAGCGGCTGGCCGGCTACATCGAGCGGGGAGGGGAGGCGGGATGA